The Prinia subflava isolate CZ2003 ecotype Zambia chromosome 2, Cam_Psub_1.2, whole genome shotgun sequence genomic sequence TGTCTTGTGGTCACTGATGATGATCAAGTTTGTTTTGGAAATACCCACTCCAAACTATTATTTGTTGTGCTAATTTGTGATGTTGATGGAGGGCAGAGGATTTCcttaagaaaattttaattttctgataGTGCCTGTTCTGTGCTTTATGCTTCGATGtgattttcctctgtgtttgctGACAGAACAGGTAACATGACTGAGGactgttgtgttttgtttacttctttcttctctctaaacgtgaagagaaaggaagatgtTGTTTTACAGCAGGTCTGAAGATGAAATGTCTGTGCTAGGACTGTGCTTTTACAGGggctggaaatgaaaatgttactCCAGCAGGAACATACTGTGGCTGTGGtttgggctcagctctgctgaggaatttggtgccttaaaaataaatgaggatCTCCAGTGCTGGGTTTTGAAATCAGGAGGATATGGATCAGGTATTGGTAATATGTGTCTGCTTCTGCTTCCTATCAATCCCCTCCAGCATCTCAAGGACAAGATTGTATCTAACACCCCATAGGCACATTTTAGATGCCCTTTGGTAACTCAGGTGGCACCAGACCCTGGCATTTATGCATCTGAATGGACACACAGCTGTACTGGGATCTGAGTCACACTGCACACAGACTGAATTGTTTTTGTGAGAGCTTGATGAAGGCCAAGCTTCTCTCTCTATTATctgtttccttctccttttaTGACATGGGGAATCCCAAATGATACATAAAGCTGACATGGTGCAGCAGCTCAtctgtgtggagctgctggctttgctcctTGCACTCAGCTGGAACAGCATTGCACTGATGGTGAAATAAAAGGGCAAGGAGCCCTGCTCCTTTTTAATGGCTTGATGAAGAAATTAGCTCTGGGTGGGGGGCCCGAAGGGTCGTGCACACCGCCGCTGCTTTCTTTGGCAACcacaggaggaggtggcagctttgctgcacagcagagctggggctgccgtCCTCACGGGTGTGCCAGGAAGAGCCTTGGAGCTCAGTGTCTTAAGGGTGTCCTGCAGATGAGGAACTGTTTAGGTCATGGCAACATGGTGGAGTTGCTTTGTTTGGTGGTCCTATCTTCTCTGCTGCTACGCCTGTCTGGGGGTACTACTTCTAGTCTTGGATTTTACACTGGCTCGTTGTCTTAAGGGTTCTTTATCTCTGAGTAGTACCCAGTGTCTCAGTGGCCTTTCATTTGCAAGATGTGCACGatgtggagcagcagaggctaTACCCGACGGAAAAAGGGTACAGGTGTGGGACTGTTGGTTAGGGTAATTAACAATATGGGTGATTAACAGTCTATGCGTTCATCTTGGTGATCAACATATGAAATGGTAACATTTAACAATTAACAGAGCATGGAAACAATCGGTTAACTTataaacttgttcataacaatgggacagagctgctgtgttaaaaaaaaaaaaaaaagggggatttTTCCAGATATTGGATAATAATATTCCTGAATCCAAGTGACTACAAAATCAGGGCCCTTCAGAAGGAGCAAAGGGTTTGTCTTTTCCTGGGCAAGATTTACACTTGGAATATCCATGTGTGgatgcaggcagtgctggggcccAGGGGGTCCCTGTGAGGGCAGGTTGGGGCTGCACCATGCTGGGCACACCGTGGTGTTTTCTCAAGTGTTGGTGGCAGCAGAGTTTGAGCAGACCAAGACAAAACCTCTGACCCTGTAGATGGGCCCTGTGagtgcagctgtgtgtgtgctggacTGTGCTGTACAGTTGGAGAGCTGGAATTACCAGAGAACAGTCCCAGTGAGAGGAATCCCCCTGAGAGCCGGGAGATGAAGACTGGGAACTGCAGAAAGAAGAGCTTGAGAGAAACCCACTCTGTTTTCTGGAGAACTGCACAGCTTCTGCTCAaatgaaaaatgggaaagaaacgGGAAGCAGCAATGTGTCGTGTCTCTTTGGTACCCTCTGGTGGTGCCTCTCCCTTTTCTTGGTAGTGGGCTGTAGTTGCTTCTTCTGGCTGAAGGGGAGATGTTGATGTTGGGCTTTCTCTGGACACGTGGGTCTAACAGGCTGTAACTCCAATTCCTGGCCCAGCAAAAGGGAACAGGGGCTCATCACTTCCTCATGTCTCTCTGACTTCCAAGAGTGTTGGAACACTGCCTTGTTTCTAGCAGTGACCCCAGCCCCTTTAATGTCTCTGCCCAAGGGAATGCTGTCTCCAGAAGCTCTTGTGCTTTAGCTCTACCTCCATAGCACTGTCACTGATACTGCAGGACCTGACAGGAAGGGCCAGAAAAGAGTGTAAGCCTAGTTACAGAACCACTGAATGGCTTGAGCTGAATGAAGCCTTAAAGATCATTGCattccaagcccctgccatgggcagcatCCACTTCCATTATCCCAGTTTTATCAAAGCCCCATCAAATTCAAGACCACTTGCACTTGCTTATGAatccttcccctttctttttttgtgggAATAGAGAAAGATGGAAACGAATGCAGATGGAAATGCAACCTTAAAACCAAGGTAGTTCCCCTTCAGTTCATCTTTTGAAATTTGCTTCCTGGTGCCACTTGTGTTTTCAGAGCTGAAAATCATTCTCTCTGTTGTCTTCTGAGAGAGAGTGTGCAGAGAAACTCTGGAGTCTTTGCACAGTTGCCCTGTAAGATGGACACCTCAGCTTTATTGGGGGAAACGGTCTGAGAAGCCTTGTGTTTGTGGAGGTGcatgaaaggtttttttctcaagatGCAGCAGAGATGTTGCTCACAGATTCTTATGGAAGGAACCCGTGTCCAACAGGCCTGATGCTACATGTGAGGTGGTTGTTCTGGAAAGTATTTTGGTACCTCTGAGTTCTGAAGAGCTTCAGGAGGTCTGTGAGGTTTGGGCTGCACACCTGGCACATATTGTCCTCTGGGAGAACAGGAGGCCAAAGGAACCCCTCTGAGATGCATGGAAAACACATCCTTGGCACCAGGCATGGGCTCAGATATCCCTCTGTGCCTGAGCTGGTGACAGAAATGAGGAAATCAGGTTCTGCTCTGCTCAAGTTGGAATTATTTCTTGTTCAGAGAACCTGCTGTGGTTGGCTGGCCTTTGGTAGGCACCAGCCCCCACCAAGCTGCTCCTTTACTCTCATTGCAcaacagggcaggagcagaaaaGAAGGTGGAAAAGCTCATGTGTTGGGATAAGGAAAGTGATATCACTCATCAGTTCCAGCCATAGAGAAAACTGACTCGAATGTGGGAaaatttattcaatttattGCCTATTGATAATGGAGTAGAGTGATGaggaacaaacacaaaactAGAAACCCTTCCCTTCACCCTTTCTCCACAGACCAAAATTCACTCCTTCATTCCGGGCTTCTCCCCCCAATCCCCCACAGcaggacacggggacagggaaTGAGGGTTGCAGTCAGTTCATAAAAGGTGTCTTCTCCACTCCTTCCTCTTCATGCTCTCTTCCCTGTTCAAATGTGGATCCCATCTGTGggctgcagtccttcaggatCAGTCTGCTCTGACATGGGGTCTCCGTAGGCTGCAGTCTTTCAAGTTGTTCCCCCCCACCCAGTTTTACAAGTGATAATATTGCAAAGAACAGAGACAAAGAGAGGAATGTAAAGCCAAACACAAATAAACCTGATGCTGAGTTCAGTCCTTTTTCAATCAGCCAATGCCAAAGTGTTTGAGGAAGATTTGAAGTACTCTTACTGCCCCTTTGTATCCAGCCCATGTACCAAGTCTAAATGAATTTGTTATTGACAAGAATTGTACTCAAAGAATTACCTAAATGAAATACTAGCAATAATCTAAGTCATACTAATCTGGTTGAAATAATTTGAATGATTTATTCTTGACTGTGGTGATAAACAGAGAACATCTGTATCATCTACACTGCCTAGAGAGTTGCATTAGAGATAAACTGAGATTTGTCCTATAGTGAAATATCAGGATTATGCGTGGATTCCAGCTTTTATTACAGTTCCTGCCTCATGCAATCCTTGCACTTGACACAGGAGAGAATCCTTATCAGTGTCTTTTCCAGCTTGGGATTGCTGAAAATCACAATAAGGGAATGAACACCTGGAAAAGCATACAGAAATAGTAAACTAAGAAATGCCATATAACTTTCTTCCTTTTGTGAAGGAATTAGTGACAGCATCAGAAATATAAAGTTTATACTATACATTATAAAAAAGGAGAGAATGGATTTCATGGCTTTGATGTGGGCATGCATGCTGAGGTTGTTCATGGAGTTTTTCTGCATCTTGCGTTTGTGtctccagagagaaaagagaaggagaagtgCAGAAGAGATGACTGCTGTGAAAGAAGTGATAACTCCAAAGCCATAGATAAAATACAGGTGGAAAAAACTTTCATTCATTTTGCCACTCATTGTTGGAAAATTTCCTTGTCCAGTGGAATTGTGTTTGTTACTGAGCTTTGTATCAGCGAGGTCATAGGCAATGATGCCGATAGCCAAGGCTGAAAGCACTGATGCCAACAAGAGCCAGGGCACCATCCTGTCAATTTTGACTTTCAGGTAGATGAAGAAGCTGTTCCTGAAATTGGCAATTTTTATGCAATAAAATACACAAAGACAGGCAGAGACCCACAAGTTGGAAGAAGTAAAAGAgctttgaaaaaatataataaGTTGAAATGTGATTTGAACATAAAGGTAATTGGGATAAGTTATTGAAAGGGAACAATATACCCATGTGAAGCACAAATAGCAAAacctggagcatcccagcagcagcaagatcTTCTCATTTGAGTTcaaggttttctttttgaacCAGCCAATGCAAAGCACACAAACGATGAAAGCATTTATCCACATGCCAGCAAACGCCTCCAGGGTGATGATGGCCACAGTTATGGTCCCATAGGAAGTGACATTGTATTGCTGTGGAGGGTGACAAGCTTCCATggtgggagctggggagcagagctgtgctggccaaggggctgtggcagcagtggctgaggcaggtcagtggctgctgctggtggagtGTCAGGGCTGGCAAGAGGAGCTTTatagagctgctgctgctgctggggggtgGATtttggtgctggtgctgtgtggagcagggcaggtgcaGGCATGTAAATGTGCTGGGTATCCCCTTACCCGGAGCCAGTGTCACTCTTGAGTATTTGAATGTTGGTTCAGGGGGGCTGTGTTGGGTGACACAAAGAGCGGAGATGTTTTTGTGCAGTGGAGAGTGTTGTGCTTTTGTGAGTGAGCCCTGTTTGATCAGGGTCAGGCTTCAGGAACTGGATGCTCATGTCTTGTGGTCACTGATGATGATCAAGTTTGTTTTGGAAATACCCACTCCAAACTATTATTTTTTGTGCTATTGTGATGTTGATGGAGGGCAGAGGATTTCcttaagaaaattttaattttctgataatgcctgttttgttctttttgcttCGATGtgattttcctctgtgttgTCTGACAGAACAGGTAACATGACTGAGGactcttgtgttttgtttgcttctttcttctctctaaacatgaagagaaaggaagatgtTGTTTTACAGCAGGTCTGAAGATGAAATGTCTGTGCTAGGACTGTGGTTTTACAGGGGCCggaaatgaaaatgttactCCAGCAGGAACATACTGTGGCTGTGGtttgggctcagctctgctgaggaatTAGGtgccttaaaaataaatgaggatCTCCAGTGCTGGGTTTTGAAATCAGGAGGATATGGATCAGGTATTGGTAATATgtctcagggttgtagtttccctgagattctccttggggttgctgttccccaaggtaataagagttcccccaaggttgctgtcccctgggagtttcccctgggttgctgttcccaggggtaataaggttttcagtcttctcttcgccctgggtgtttcacaccgaagctAGAGACGACAAATTGAGTCCAGTagttcgtgttatcaagctgtttattcttaattatctatcagttcttgtccagctttgcaaggcgtccccagcaaagcaagacacgcggctggactggggcggatcagagagccccgcaccttaagtacggtatctttgacccaaccactgtccgagacgtattttttatttacaaaattttaccaatacctattacctatactaacatgtcagttctactctaagccaatctctaaaacccaactcagcacaagatgggggacgagagcaagaactaCGAGGACaagggccactccccaattcctccatcttgcctcttcagccccatatactaagaatcctaatttctatatttatattctataataaaccatccactacttattctaaattcttaggattcgtgattcttcctgcatgtgagtgttcactcccatggacaggaatcagagtcagtgtcctcctgggatctgtgtgggtctaactgacccccctgttcagatcccagaccctcctgtacagtcttcaaatcttccagggcggccagaggaatatccttGACTCCAAGAAATATGTGTCTGCTTCTGCTTCCTATCAATCCCCTCCAGCATCTCAAGGACAAGATTGTATCTAACACCCCATAGGCACATTTTAGATGCCCTTTGGTAACTCAGGTGGCACCAGACCCTGGCATTTATGCATCTGAATGGATACACAGCTGTACTGGGATCTGAGTCACACTGCACACAGACTGAATTGTTTTTGTGAGAGCTTGATGAAGGCCAAGCTTCTCTCTCTATTATctgtttccttctccttttaTGACATGGGGAATCCCAAATGATACATAAAGCTGACATGGTGCAGCAGCTCAtctgtgtggagctgctggctttgctcctTGCACTTAGCTGGAACAGCATTGCACTGATGGTGAAATAAAAGGGCAAGGAGCCCTGCTCCTTTTTAATGCCTTGATGAAGAAATTAGCTCCGGGTGGGGGGCCCGAAGGGTCGCGCACACCGCCGCTGCTCTCTTTGGCAACcacaggaggaggtggcagctttgctgcacagcagagctggggctgccgtCCTCACGGGTGTGCCAGGAAGAGCCTTGGAGCTCAGTGTCTTAAGGGTGTCCTGCAGATGAGGAACTGTTTAGGTCATGGCAACATGGTGGAGTTGCTTTGTTTGGTGGTCCTATCTTCTCTGCTGCTACGCCTGTCTGGGGGTACTACTTCTAGTCTTGGATTTTGCACTGGCTCGTTGTCTTAAGGGTTCTCTATCTCTGAGTAGTACCCAGTGTCTCAGTGGCCTTTCATTTGCAAGTTGTGCACCATTttgtggagcagcagaggctaTGCCCGACGGAAAAGGGTACAGGTATGGGACTGTTGGTTAGGGTAATTAAGAATATGGGTGATTAACAGTCTATGCATTCATCTTGGTGATCAACATTTGAAATTGTAGCGtttaacaattaacagaacatggAAACAATTGATGAACTTataaacttgttcataacaatGGAACAGAGgtgctgtattaaaaaaaaaaaaaaaaaaagatttttccagATATTGGATTATAATCTTCCTGAATCCCGAGTGCCTACAAAatcagagccctgcaggaggagcaAAGTGTTTGCCTTTTCCTGGGCAAGATTTACACTAGGAATGTTCATGTGTGGatccaggcagtgctggggcccAGGGGGTCCCTGTGAGGGGAGGTTGGGGCTGCACCATGCTGGGCACACCGTGGTGTTTTCTCAAGTGTTGGTGGTAGCAGGGTTTGAGCAGACCAAGACAAAACCTCTGACCCTGTAGATGGGCCTGTGagtgcagctgtgtgtgtgctggacTGTGCTGTACAGGTGGAGAGCTGGAATTGCCACTGGACAGTCCCAGGGAGAGGAATCCCCCTGAGAGCCGGGAGGTGAAGACTGGGAACTGCAGAAAGAAGAGCTTGAGAGAAACCCACTCTGTTTTCTGGAGAACTGCACAGCCTCTActcaaatgaaaaatgagaacaaaacGGGAAGCAGCAATGTGTCGTGTCTCTTTGGTACCCTCTGGTGGTGCCTCTCCCTTTTCTTGGTAGTGGGCTGTAGTTGCTTCTTCTGGCTGAAGGGGAGATGTTGATGTTGGGCTTTCTCTGGACACGTGGGTCTAACAGGCTGTAACTCCAATTCCTGGCCCAGCAAAAGAGAACAGATGCTCATCACTTCCTCATGTCTCTCTGACTTCCAAGAGTGTTGGAACACTGCCTTGTTTCTAGCAGTGACCCCAGCCCCTTTAATGTCTCTGCCCAAGGGAATGCTGTCTCCAGAAGCTCTTGTGCTTTAGCTCTACCTCCATAGCACTGTCACTGATACTGCAGGACCTGTCAGGAAAGGCCAGAAAAGAGCGTAAGCCTAGTTACAGAACCACTGAATGGCTTGAGCTGAATGAAGCCTTAAAGATCATTGCattccaagcccctgccatgggcagtaTCCACTTCCATTATCCCAGTTTTATCAAAGCCCCATCAAATTCAAGACCACTTGCACTTGCTTATGAatccttcccctttcttttttttgtgggaatagagaaagatggaaaagaatGCAGATGGAAATGCAACCTTAAAACCAAGGTAGTTCCCCTTCAGTTCATCTTTTGAAATTTGCTTCCTGGTGCCACTTGTGTTTTCAGAGCTGAAAATCATTCTCTCTGTTGTCTTCTGAGAGAGAGTGTGCAGAGAAACTCTGGAGTCTTTGCATAGTTGCCCTGTAAGATGGACACCTCAGCTTTATTGGGGGAAACGGTCTGAGAAGCCCTGTGTTTGTGGAGGTGcatgaaaggtttttttctcaagatGCAGCAGAGATGTTGCTCACAGATTCTTATGGAAGGAACCTGTGTCCAACAGGCCTGATGCTACATGTGAGGTGGTTGTCCTGGAGAGTATTTTGGTACCTCTGAGTTCTGAAGAGCTTCAGGAGGTCTGTGAGGTTTGGGCTGCACACCTGGCACATATTGTCCTCTGGGAGAACAGGAGGCCAAAGGAACCCCTCTGAGATGCATGGAAAACACATCCTTGGCACCAGGCATGGGCTCAGATATCCCTCTGTGCCTGAGCTGGTGACAGAAATGAGGAAATCAGGTTCTGCTCTGCTCAAGTTGGAATTATTTCTTGTTCAGAGAACCTGCTGTGGTTGGCTGGCCTTTGGTAGGCACCAGCCCCCACCAAGCTGCTCCTTTACTCTCATTGCAcaacagggcaggagcagaaaaGAAGGTGGAAAAGCTCATGTGTTGGGATAAGGAAAGTGATATCACTCATCAGTTCCAGCCATAGAGAAAACTGACTCGAATGTGGGAAAATGTATTCAATTTATTGCCTATTGATAATGGAGTAGAGTGATGaggaacaaacacaaaactggAACCCCTTCCCTTCACCCCTTCTTCTCCACAGACCAAAATTCACTCCTTCATTCCGGGCTTCTCCCCCCAATCccccacagcaggacacagggacagggaatgagGGTTGCAGTCAGTTCATAAAAGGTGTCTTCTCCACTCCTTCCTCTTCATGCTCTCTTCCCTGTTCAAATGTGGATCCCATCTGTGggctgcagtccttcaggatCAGTCTGCTCTGACATGGGGTCTCCGTAGGCTGCAGTCTTTCAAGTTGTTCCCCCCCACCCAGTTTTACAAGTGATAATATTGCAAAGAACAGAGACAAAGAGAGGAATGTAAAGCCAAACACAAATAAACCTGATGCTGAGTTCAGTCCTTTTTCAATCAGCCAATACCAAAGTGTTTGAGTAAGAATTGAAGTACTCTTACTGCCCCTTTGTATCCAGCCCATGTACCAAGTCTAAATGAATTTGTTATTGACAAGAATTGTACTCAAAGAATTACCTAAATGAAATACTAGCAATAATCTAAGTCATACTAATCTGGTTGAAATAATTTGAATGATTTATTCTTGACTGTGGTGATAAACAGAGAACATCTGTATCATCTACACTGCCCAGAGAGCTGCATTAAAGATAAACTGAGATTTGTCCTATAGTGAAATATCAGGATTATGCGTGGGTTCCAGCTTTTATTACAGTTCCTACCTCATGCAATCCTTGCACTTGACACAGGAGAGAATCCTTATCAGTGTCTTTTCCAGCTTGGGATTGCTGAAAATCACAATAAGGGAATGAACACCTGGAAAAGCATACGGAAATATTAAACTAAGAAATGCCATATAACTTTCTTCCTTTTGTGAAGGAATTAGTGACAGCATCAGAAATATAAAGTTTATACTATACATTATAAAAAAGGAGAGAATGGATTTCATGGCTTTGATGTGGGCTTCCATGCTGAGGTTGTTCATGGAGTTTTTCTGCATCTTGCGTTTGTGtctccagagagaaaagagaaggagaagtgCAGAAGAGATGACTGCTGTGAAAGAAGTGATAACTCCAAAGCCATAGATAAAATACAGGTGGAAAAAACTTTCATTCATTTTGCC encodes the following:
- the LOC134564789 gene encoding taste receptor type 2 member 9-like, giving the protein MEACHPPQQYNVTSYGTITVAIITLEAFAGMWINAFIVCVLCIGWFKKKTLNSNEKILLLLGCSRFCYLCFTWVYCSLSITYPNYLYVQITFQLIIFFQSSFTSSNLWVSACLCVFYCIKIANFRNSFFIYLKVKIDRMVPWLLLASVLSALAIGIIAYDLADTKLSNKHNSTGQGNFPTMSGKMNESFFHLYFIYGFGVITSFTAVISSALLLLFSLWRHKRKMQKNSMNNLSMHAHIKAMKSILSFFIMYSINFIFLMLSLIPSQKEESYMAFLSLLFLYAFPGVHSLIVIFSNPKLEKTLIRILSCVKCKDCMRQEL